In one window of Temnothorax longispinosus isolate EJ_2023e chromosome 9, Tlon_JGU_v1, whole genome shotgun sequence DNA:
- the LOC139818869 gene encoding uncharacterized protein produces the protein MEEYYYRLSKSDLLNKLQMLGLNTEGSIDDLRRRLNKFIDENPEMFEATATPASCHPNLTIPPSEIPASSMTIIPANPPSDTSTQIMNQMGKWGLHFEGKDPWSFLERIDELRAAYEFSDAHWLRELPELFRGDALLWCRNNRDNWNSWAEFIADFKDTFLPRRYRLQLINEIRDQMQKEKEPYIKYATQMPALMRRAGNYSTEEQVEQRYENLHPDYQNRIWRSNVRSPRDLQQRAGDFERLQQNQKKRTTAKTADVYNRGECCWRCKQRGHTRFDCRRPAQKFCSRCGKDGVLTKDCHPPPGNETGTAETPAEWPVLPVKFTPRPHLKTSICDRPLEALLDTGSEISFVNEHTAQLAQTLGFPVTPGEEVQLANGQYIMLPDRIRLPIRTASRTIWHAFSIMPNLKSALLLGVDFWAKLGQAIPAPKTPNSRDRTPATTTTEGIVPRTPTEEERLREFLAEELPCFDRVTGPANKTPHHIRVKENVRRKASTGPAISPPTPPREPAPTPPPPQPAPVNTQPLRAVGPEPPPPIPVEVEPGHVILVPHFHAHVSRQYKMRSRGKRWHIRFNRTGTVRSIREIKKQT, from the coding sequence ATGGAGGAATATTATTACCGGCTTAGTAAGAGCGATCTATTAAACAAGTTACAAATGCTCGGGCTAAACACCGAGGGCAGCATCGACGATCTCCGACGGCGATTGAATAAATTCATCGACGAAAATCCCGAAATGTTCGAAGCAACCGCGACACCCGCCTCCTGCCACCCGAACCTAACTATACCACCGTCAGAGATTCCAGCATCATCGATGACGATAATACCCGCCAACCCCCCGAGTGACACATCTACGCAGATTATGAACCAAATGGGAAAATGGGGATTACATTTCGAAGGGAAGGACCCGTGGTCGTTTTTGGAACGTATAGACGAACTGCGGGCCGCCTACGAGTTTTCCGACGCGCACTGGCTACGCGAACTGCCCGAATTATTTCGGGGGGACGCACTACTGTGGTGCCGAAACAATCGCGACAATTGGAATAGCTGGGCGGAATTCATAGCCGACTTCAAAGATACGTTTCTGCCGCGACGATATCGGTTGCAGTTAATAAACGAGATTCGCGACCAAATGCAAAAGGAGAAGGAGCCGTACATAAAATACGCAACGCAGATGCCCGCACTCATGCGGAGGGCAGGGAACTACTCGACCGAAGAACAGGTCGAGCAGCGTTACGAGAACCTGCACCCTGATTATCAGAACCGTATTTGGCGAAGCAATGTACGCAGCCCCCGGGATCTGCAACAACGAGCGGGCGACTTCGAACGATTGCAACAAAACCAAAAGAAACGGACCACCGCGAAAACCGCCGACGTTTATAATCGAGGCGAGTGTTGCTGGCGTTGCAAGCAACGGGGGCACACGCGCTTCGACTGTCGACGCCCCGCCCAGAAATTTTGCTCACGATGCGGCAAGGACGGCGTCCTGACAAAGGATTGCCACCCGCCGCCGGGAAACGAAACCGGGACCGCGGAAACTCCGGCCGAGTGGCCAGTCCTCCCCGTAAAATTCACGCCCCGGCCGCACCTAAAAACTAGTATCTGCGACCGCCCGCTAGAAGCTCTCCTAGATACCGGATCGGAAATCTCGTTCGTCAACGAGCACACCGCCCAGCTCGCGCAGACCCTCGGCTTCCCCGTAACCCCGGGAGAAGAAGTACAGCTAGCCAATGGGCAATACATAATGCTGCCCGACCGCATCCGATTACCGATCCGCACGGCCAGCCGAACCATATGGCACGCCTTCTCGATTATGCCAAACCTAAAAAGCGCGCTACTACTCGGAGTAGATTTCTGGGCGAAGCTAGGCCAGGCGATACCGGCGCCAAAGACGCCGAACTCCCGCGATCGGACACCCGCCACCACAACGACCGAAGGCATAGTGCCCCGGACCCCGACCGAAGAAGAAAGGCTCCGGGAATTCCTCGCAGAGGAACTCCCGTGCTTCGACCGAGTGACTGGACCGGCCAACAAAACCCCCCACCACATTCGCGTGAAAGAAAACGTCCGCCGGAAGGCATCGACCGGACCGGCTATCAGCCCGCCAACACCACCGCGAGAACCAGCTCCgacgccaccgccgccgcagCCAGCACCGGTCAACACTCAACCGCTGAGGGCCGTAGGACCCGAGCCACCTCCACCAATTCCGGTGGAGGTAGAACCCGGGCACGTTATATTGGTCCCTCATTTCCACGCGCACGTCTCCCGGCAATATAAGATGCGGTCAAGAGGAAAACGGTGGCACATCCGATTTAATCGGACGGGCACCGTACGGAGCATACGAGAAATCAAAAAGCAAACGTAA